The nucleotide window TAATAGAGTCTTTTAGCTTAACCAAATGGTTTTGTGTTGAACTGGCTGTAATTGAAAATGGTGCAATTAAAGGTTCTATTGTACTTACAGAAAGTACTCCTGATTGAGGTAAGAGAGATTCTTGATATGTTGGAAGCTCTTTGGGTATTGCTGGTTGTTTGGTAGAAGTTGAGTTATATGAGAATACAAAAAAAGAAATTAAAGTAAGGATAAAAATAATAAGAAAGACTGATCTTGAAGAGTTATTAACTGTAGCAGAGTTGATAATTGGCTTATCTTCTACAAACGTATTTCCTCCTATCTTCATGGACTTAATTTTACTTTTCCAGATAGCCTGATTTAATTCTTGTTCAGATACGTTATATTTTTTTAAATAAGCCTGAAAAAATACGGTTTCACTCTCTGAAATGTCGCTTTTATTGTCTGTTTGGTAATGTTGATATGAACTTGTTTTGCTTTTCAGTGTTCGAGGTTTATTTTGGGAAGATTCATTTAGTTTTTGCTTGATCCAATTGTCATAGCTCTGTCGGGACTCAGGGTTTGAAAGTACAGAATAAGAGTTGTTGAGAATAGCAATAATTCGCTGAGACTCTTCGCTATTATTGTTACGATCTGGATGATATTTTTGAATGAGGCTTCTATATGCGGCTTTTATGACTTCGGGAGGAGCGTCTCTAGATACTTTTAGGTTATCGTAATGCGTTTTAAAATTATTATTACTCATTTTTCGACTCTCATTACCATAAAAGCATATCTTAAGATATTGATTTTTAAAATAAAGTGCAAGTATTTTTTATAAAAAAACGTATTTTGAAAGAGCGGTAATAAAAGGTATTAAATAGAGTGAAAATAAATAAGACTTGCTGTAACTTGTTGAATTTACTATAAACAGAGACTAATTACCCGGCAATAGAAAACTAAAAAAGCCAATAATATCTATAGATTACACCTCCTACTATGCCCAAAAACCTTAAATACCTAACAAGTTAGCGGCGGTTCAAACAATTATATTTAAGTTAGATATATGACAACTCTGTATATTGAAAAGACTGTAAAACCTATGAAATCATTGGCAATCATGACATAGATTGAAGTGGTATCACTGCTAATTTACCTTTAAAATTCAACAAGATATAATGAAAACAAAAATTTACTTATTCCCCGAATTTTTAAACAGCCAAACCACCACAAAATGCAGTACAAAACTCAGTGCCAACGAACCGCCAGCCACTAACCACAAATTATCCAAAGCCCAAGCCGACCAACCCATATTTTCTCCTTTTGAAATACTAAACAGGCCTGGTAGAAATATAATCTACCAGGCCTGGTTATTTTTATTTTGTCGATTTTAATTTAATAAACTAACAGACATTACCTTCTTGAAACCCTGGGTTCCAAGGGTGGTCTAAACGGATTAAACCGTTATCAACCGGAGGCACGGTAATATCGCCGTTGCATTGTTTCCAGGCATTGAAGCCGCCGGCCAGGTTGACCACATTGGTGTAACCCATTTTCAGCATGGTATCCACGGCTAAAGCGCCACGCCCGCCGGATAGGCAGAATACGACCCAACCTTGGTCCAAGTCGGCTAATTCACCCATATGACCTTCATAACACTTATCGCACATCGGCTCTAACATGCCACGCGGCACATGCACCGACATCGGAATCGTACCGTCTAGATATTCGGCAGGTTCACGCACATCAAGCGGTTTGTAACCACCGCATTTAAACAGGTCTTTAGCTTCTGAAGTGGACACCTCTTTAATATTGGCCTTGGCTTCCGCCACGATATCTTTTAAACGCATTGCCATAACACACTCCTTGAAAGAGAGAAACTTTTAGTAATCAATCACATAGAAATAGTAGCACACTATTCAGCACGGTTTTATTTCACTTTGATCAAAACCGAGGTTTTTAATCTTTGTCTAGCATCAAATAACTGCTTGCCGGCATAGTTCACCGCAATTAAGGTTCCGAAACCTGTTGAGGTGGCAATCAACAACATAATCATGATTTGATACTTCACCGCTTCCATAGGGTCTGCACCCGCTAAAATCTGCCCGGTCATCATCCCCGGTAACGAGATGATGCCTGCGGCAACCAACATATTCATCACAGGAATCATGGCGGCATGCAAACTCTGTTGTTTAATGAAATCCAACGATTGCTTGGCGGTTTTCCCTAAGGCCAACTGGGCTTCTATTTTCGCTTTCATCTGCACGGCGTTGCGTGTCAGTGAATCTAAACCTAAACCTATCGCGGTCATACTATTACCTAACAACATGCCCAATAACGGGATGGCATATTGCGGCTGATACCAAGGTTCAGGTTGAATCACCAGGGTCAACACCCCAATCAACAACAATAAAGCGGTAAACGACAGCGATAAAAAGCCAATCATCAAACCGTGTAAACGTTTAAAGCGGTATTGCTGGCGTTTGGTAATTTCATAGCCTGCCGCCGAGAGCATGACAATTCCCACCAGCGCAATCCAAAGTGGATTTTCTGAATAGAATACCCAACTTAACCAGACCCCCATAAACAGCAATTGCACAACCATTCTAGTGGTTGCCCACCATAGATGCTTTACCTGGCTAAACCCGTTCAACCACAAGAAAAGCCCTAATAAAAACACCAAAAAAGAGAGGGTGGCCAAATCCCAATAACTAATCAAAATCATGATCGCCCCTCCTCTTTAGCGACAAATACCAGTTGGCAGTTTTCACAACTCAATCGCTGTTGTTGCTCTTCATCATGGCTGATCCATAAAGCACAGGTTTGATTTGTGTTGATATAGTCGACGACAAGCCGCTCAACCAACTGGGCGCTTTTAGGGTCTAAATTTGCGGTGATTTCATCAAGCAAAAGCACTTTAGGTCGATACTGTAAACCACGCAATAACGCCAATCGCTGCTTTTCTCCAGAGGATAAGTCATCCGGATTCTTTTCAAGGATGGACGGCTTTAAACCCACCGAGTTTAAAATTTCCGTGTCAGGCTGGGTATCGAAATGCTCAGCAACATGGTCTCGCCACCAGGCGGTTTCCGCCGAAAAATACATCACTTGTGAGCGCCATTTTTCAGGACACATTTGATTTTGCTCTTGGCCATACAGTTCAACCAGCCCGGAGTGTTCAATTAAGTCGGCCAAGGCTTTTAAAAATTGCGATTTGCCGGTTCCTGAGGCACCAGAAACCATCCAAATCTGCTGACGGTTCAAACTCAAATCAACCGCGTTAGGCATACCCCAAGCCTGCAACGACTTTATCTGCAAAACAAGTGGGTTCTGGTTGTCCCGGTTTTGTTGGGGTTCAGAGGAAAATGACATGATTGTTCAATTCGTCCTTAAGCTCTTTTCTCTAAATTGGCATAAGCCATCACCAACCACTTAGAGCCGGCATGGGTGAAATTGACTTGAATGCGGGCGTGTTCACCACTACCTTCCGTGCTCAAAACGATACCATCGCCGAACTTTTGATGGAACACCCGTTCACCCACGTTATAGCCGGTTTCATTCACCTTGCTCGACAAGCCAAATGCCGGCTGTTGTGAATATCCGCCAAAAGATGGCGCCACAGAGCCCGATAAACGTACCGCTTCGATACAATCTTGAGGAATCTCTTTAATGAATCGGGAGGGCGTTGGAAACAGCTCTTTACCATGCAATCTGCGACGAGTGGCATAGGTAATCATCAGTTGTTTTTCGGCACGGGTGACGCCCACATAAGCTAGTCGACGCTCCTCTTCCAAACGAGAAGCATCTTCATAAGATTGCTGTGATGGGAACAAGCCCTCTTCGACACCAATCATAAACACCAATGGAAACTCCAGTCCTTTGGCGGCATGCAACGTCATCAGCTGTACCGAAGATTCCCATTCATCCGCTTGGCGTTCTCCCGCTTCTAACGCCGCCTGGGCTAAAAATTCAGATAAAGGATTATCGAATACCGGATTGAGCAATAAAGTATTGCCATCTTCGTCAACCCCATCAAACTCATTTTGACCGGCAAACGCTTGTGCTTCACTCTCAATGCCGTCGGCATTTTGCTGGGCACTGGCCTGTTTGAATTGACTGGCGGCATTGATTAACTCATCGATGTTTTCCAGGCGACCTTGACCTTGTTCTGACCGATCTTTCTCAAAATGCGCCTGCAAGCCCGATTGCGAAACCACTTTTAACATTTGATCTTCTAGATTAAGTTCACGGGTTACATCATCCAGGTTATCGATCAGCTCTAAAAACCCAGCAACCGAAGATTTGGCTTTAGGCGTTAAACCACTCTCCACCAACTTCTCAGCCGCTTGCCACAGTGAGATTTGTTGCTGCTTGGCCATTTCACGAATGCTGTCTGCGGTTTTTTGGCCGATGCCTCGTGGCGGATGGTTATAGGCTCGTTCAAATGCAGCGTCATCCTCACGGCTAACCAGTAAACGTAGGTAACTTAAGACATCTTTAATCTCGGCACGGTCATAGAAACGCAAACCGCCATAAACACGATACGGAATCTGCGCCTGCATCAAAGCCTGTTCTAAAATACGCGATTGCGCATTGGAGCGGTATAAAATGGCCACCTCATTACGCGCACCACCATTCTCACACCACTGTTCGATTTGATTACAGACATAACGCGCTTCGTCCATCTCATTAAAGGCTTCGTAGACTTTAATTAAATCACCCGCTTCACCCGCACTCCACAACTGCTTACCCATACGAGAAGTATTATTGGCGATTAAGCCGTTAGCGGCTTTTAGAATGGTTTCGGTAGAACGATAGTTCTGCTCAAGACGCACCATTTTGACATTGGCAAAATCTTCATCAAACTGACGGATATTCTCTACTTTGGCGCCACGCCAACCGTAAATGGATTGGTCATCATCCCCAACCACAAACAATTTACCCGAGCCACCGGCCAACACCCTCAACCAAGCGTATTGCAAACTGTTGGTATCTTGGAACTCGTCCACCAGAATGTGTTTGAAACGGGCTTGATAATGCGCCAGTACCATCGGATGTTTCAACCAAAGCTCATGCGCCCTCAATAACAGTTCGGCAAAATCCACCAGGCCTGATCTCTGACATTGCTCTTCATAGGCTTTATAAACTTGAACCATCTTGGCCACGAACGGGTTATGACCGATATCGATGTGATGCGGGCGACGCCCTTCCTCTTTTTCGCCATTGATAAACGCTTGAATCTGTTTATGCGGCCACTGCGCTTCATCCAGTTCCATCGCTTTTAAAAGACGTTTGATGACACGTTTCTGGTCATCGGAATCTAAAATCTGGAAATCTTTTGGCAGGCCGGCTTCTTGATGATGTTGACGTAAAATACGGTAGGCAATACCGTGAAACGTGCCCATGGTTAAGCCATTGGCTTGCTGACCAATCAGGCTTTCTATGCGGCCACGCATCTCATTAGAGGCTTTATTGGTAAAGGTAACCGCCAAAACATTATAAGGGGAGTGCCCCATCACCTGGGTCAACCAGGCGATACGATGCACTAAAACACGGGTCTTGCCACTACCCGCACCGGCCAAAATCAAAGCATGCGTTTCATCAGCGGTCACCGCTTCACGCTGTGCGTCATTTAAATCATTTAATATAAAAGAGATATCCATTCATTTTTTCCATATCCCATGCCGTTTGAATTTTGGTTAACGACAAGGGGTTCAACACAAGATAATTATTGGCTAATATCGTACGATAAATGCTTCCTGATTTGGCGAAATTAACCATGCAATCATCAGTAATGCATTAACTTAAAGGGATTGTTGGAACGC belongs to Thiomicrorhabdus immobilis and includes:
- a CDS encoding ABC transporter ATP-binding protein, whose product is MSFSSEPQQNRDNQNPLVLQIKSLQAWGMPNAVDLSLNRQQIWMVSGASGTGKSQFLKALADLIEHSGLVELYGQEQNQMCPEKWRSQVMYFSAETAWWRDHVAEHFDTQPDTEILNSVGLKPSILEKNPDDLSSGEKQRLALLRGLQYRPKVLLLDEITANLDPKSAQLVERLVVDYINTNQTCALWISHDEEQQQRLSCENCQLVFVAKEEGRS
- the uvrD gene encoding DNA helicase II translates to MDISFILNDLNDAQREAVTADETHALILAGAGSGKTRVLVHRIAWLTQVMGHSPYNVLAVTFTNKASNEMRGRIESLIGQQANGLTMGTFHGIAYRILRQHHQEAGLPKDFQILDSDDQKRVIKRLLKAMELDEAQWPHKQIQAFINGEKEEGRRPHHIDIGHNPFVAKMVQVYKAYEEQCQRSGLVDFAELLLRAHELWLKHPMVLAHYQARFKHILVDEFQDTNSLQYAWLRVLAGGSGKLFVVGDDDQSIYGWRGAKVENIRQFDEDFANVKMVRLEQNYRSTETILKAANGLIANNTSRMGKQLWSAGEAGDLIKVYEAFNEMDEARYVCNQIEQWCENGGARNEVAILYRSNAQSRILEQALMQAQIPYRVYGGLRFYDRAEIKDVLSYLRLLVSREDDAAFERAYNHPPRGIGQKTADSIREMAKQQQISLWQAAEKLVESGLTPKAKSSVAGFLELIDNLDDVTRELNLEDQMLKVVSQSGLQAHFEKDRSEQGQGRLENIDELINAASQFKQASAQQNADGIESEAQAFAGQNEFDGVDEDGNTLLLNPVFDNPLSEFLAQAALEAGERQADEWESSVQLMTLHAAKGLEFPLVFMIGVEEGLFPSQQSYEDASRLEEERRLAYVGVTRAEKQLMITYATRRRLHGKELFPTPSRFIKEIPQDCIEAVRLSGSVAPSFGGYSQQPAFGLSSKVNETGYNVGERVFHQKFGDGIVLSTEGSGEHARIQVNFTHAGSKWLVMAYANLEKRA
- a CDS encoding rhodanese-like domain-containing protein, whose product is MAMRLKDIVAEAKANIKEVSTSEAKDLFKCGGYKPLDVREPAEYLDGTIPMSVHVPRGMLEPMCDKCYEGHMGELADLDQGWVVFCLSGGRGALAVDTMLKMGYTNVVNLAGGFNAWKQCNGDITVPPVDNGLIRLDHPWNPGFQEGNVC
- a CDS encoding J domain-containing protein; the protein is MSNNNFKTHYDNLKVSRDAPPEVIKAAYRSLIQKYHPDRNNNSEESQRIIAILNNSYSVLSNPESRQSYDNWIKQKLNESSQNKPRTLKSKTSSYQHYQTDNKSDISESETVFFQAYLKKYNVSEQELNQAIWKSKIKSMKIGGNTFVEDKPIINSATVNNSSRSVFLIIFILTLISFFVFSYNSTSTKQPAIPKELPTYQESLLPQSGVLSVSTIEPLIAPFSITASSTQNHLVKLKDSITGNDIVSIFIRAGETVKTKVPLGTYTQVYASGNTWYGNKLLFGRRTVLSKSLTAFSFYKSGNRIRGHQVTLQNRVNGNLRSSRISQNEFE
- a CDS encoding ABC transporter permease, which encodes MILISYWDLATLSFLVFLLGLFLWLNGFSQVKHLWWATTRMVVQLLFMGVWLSWVFYSENPLWIALVGIVMLSAAGYEITKRQQYRFKRLHGLMIGFLSLSFTALLLLIGVLTLVIQPEPWYQPQYAIPLLGMLLGNSMTAIGLGLDSLTRNAVQMKAKIEAQLALGKTAKQSLDFIKQQSLHAAMIPVMNMLVAAGIISLPGMMTGQILAGADPMEAVKYQIMIMLLIATSTGFGTLIAVNYAGKQLFDARQRLKTSVLIKVK